The following coding sequences lie in one Pseudomonas syringae CC1557 genomic window:
- a CDS encoding amino acid deaminase — translation MSIAVMQKGTAQPGDSLTRDVSLPALVIHNQALEHNIRWMQRFVTDSGAELAPHGKTSMVPALFRRQLDAGAWGMTLATAMQTQAAYAHGVKRVLMANQLVGAPNMALIADLLADSMFEFHCMVDHPDNVAALGEFFAARGLRLNVMIEYGVPGGRCGCRSEAQVLALADAVQAQPALALTGIEGYEGVIHGEHAIEGIKAFAASLVRLAVDLQDKGAFALQRPIVTASGSAWYDLIAEAFDAQAVRERFLSVLRPGSYVVHDHGIYKDAQCCVLDRRAELSEALRPALEVWAHVQSLPEPGFAVIAMGKRDVAYDAGLPNPLLRYKAGAVPASGDDVSACKVTAVMDQHAFMTVAPGCQLQVGDIISFGTSHPCLTFDKWRSGCLVDDDLRVIEPFSTFF, via the coding sequence ATGAGCATCGCCGTCATGCAAAAAGGCACTGCACAGCCGGGTGACAGTCTGACCCGCGACGTCAGTCTGCCTGCGCTGGTCATCCACAATCAGGCGCTGGAGCACAATATTCGCTGGATGCAGCGTTTTGTCACCGACAGCGGTGCGGAATTGGCACCGCACGGCAAGACCAGCATGGTCCCCGCGCTGTTTCGCCGCCAACTGGACGCGGGTGCCTGGGGCATGACCCTGGCGACAGCCATGCAGACTCAAGCCGCGTATGCCCATGGCGTAAAGCGCGTATTGATGGCCAATCAGCTGGTCGGTGCGCCAAACATGGCGCTGATCGCTGATCTGCTGGCTGATTCGATGTTCGAGTTTCACTGCATGGTCGACCATCCGGACAACGTCGCTGCACTTGGCGAGTTCTTTGCCGCCCGTGGTCTGCGCTTGAACGTGATGATCGAGTATGGCGTGCCCGGTGGCCGCTGTGGCTGTCGTAGCGAAGCGCAGGTGCTGGCGCTGGCCGACGCCGTTCAGGCCCAGCCTGCGCTGGCACTGACCGGTATCGAGGGTTACGAAGGGGTTATTCATGGCGAGCACGCCATCGAAGGCATCAAGGCCTTTGCCGCTTCGCTGGTACGCCTGGCGGTCGATTTGCAGGACAAGGGCGCATTCGCTCTGCAGCGGCCGATTGTGACGGCGTCGGGCTCTGCCTGGTATGACCTGATTGCCGAAGCGTTCGATGCTCAGGCAGTCCGCGAGCGCTTTCTCAGCGTCTTGCGGCCTGGCAGTTACGTGGTACACGACCACGGCATCTACAAGGATGCGCAATGCTGCGTGCTGGATCGACGTGCCGAGTTGAGCGAAGCGCTGCGTCCGGCGCTGGAGGTCTGGGCGCACGTGCAGTCCCTGCCTGAGCCGGGTTTTGCAGTGATCGCCATGGGCAAGCGCGATGTAGCCTATGACGCCGGCCTGCCTAACCCGCTGTTGCGCTACAAGGCAGGCGCAGTGCCAGCCTCGGGCGATGATGTCAGCGCCTGCAAGGTCACGGCCGTCATGGACCAGCACGCCTTCATGACGGTCGCACCCGGCTGTCAGTTGCAGGTCGGCGACATCATTTCCTTCGGCACCTCGCACCCGTGTCTGACCTTCGACAAGTGGCGTTCAGGTTGTCTGGTAGATGATGATCTGAGAGTGATCGAGCCCTTCAGCACGTTTTTCTAG
- a CDS encoding sugar kinase → MSLPRVALIGECMIELQQHADGSLRQSFGGDTLNTAVYLCRLLGDRAQVDYVTALGDDSFSDAMCRAWAAEGIGLGKVQRLPGRLPGLYCIQTDANGERRFLYWRNEAAVRDCFMTPAAEPILSALASYDVLYFSGITLAVLGEQGRARLLDTLVRARARGVKVAFDNNYRPRLWTSVDQAREAYQAFLPQVDLALLTEEDEQALYGYTDSEQLLKAYRQRGIGEVVIKRGAQSCLIEAGGERFEIAPQKVEHIVDTTAAGDSFSAAYLAARLGGEHPRQAAEAGHRLAGVVIQHPGALVPKSVMPV, encoded by the coding sequence ATGAGCCTTCCACGCGTCGCCCTGATCGGCGAATGCATGATCGAATTGCAGCAACATGCCGACGGCAGCCTGCGTCAGAGTTTCGGCGGTGACACGCTGAATACCGCCGTCTATCTGTGCCGACTGCTCGGTGATCGCGCCCAGGTGGATTACGTGACCGCACTGGGTGACGACAGCTTCAGCGACGCCATGTGCAGGGCCTGGGCCGCCGAGGGCATCGGGCTGGGCAAGGTGCAGCGCCTGCCGGGTCGTCTGCCGGGGCTTTACTGCATCCAGACCGATGCCAATGGCGAGCGGCGTTTTCTCTACTGGCGCAACGAGGCTGCTGTCCGTGACTGTTTCATGACGCCAGCTGCCGAGCCGATCCTCTCGGCACTGGCCAGCTACGACGTGCTGTATTTCAGCGGCATCACCCTGGCAGTTCTTGGTGAACAGGGCCGTGCGCGGTTGCTCGACACCCTGGTCCGCGCCAGGGCGCGTGGGGTGAAGGTCGCGTTCGACAACAATTATCGTCCCCGGCTGTGGACCAGTGTCGATCAGGCGCGTGAAGCCTATCAGGCGTTTCTGCCGCAGGTGGATCTGGCGCTGCTGACCGAGGAAGACGAACAGGCGCTGTATGGTTACACCGACAGCGAGCAATTGTTGAAAGCCTATCGGCAACGCGGCATTGGTGAGGTCGTCATCAAACGGGGTGCGCAGAGTTGTCTTATAGAAGCCGGCGGCGAGCGCTTTGAAATAGCGCCGCAGAAGGTCGAGCACATCGTTGACACCACGGCGGCAGGTGACTCATTCAGTGCAGCCTACCTGGCCGCCCGTCTGGGTGGCGAGCACCCGCGACAGGCTGCCGAAGCGGGGCATCGCCTGGCCGGTGTAGTCATCCAGCACCCAGGCGCGCTGGTGCCGAAATCGGTCATGCCAGTTTGA